CCCGATGGCGTCACGGGAGGACGGATCGCCGAACTTGATCGCGCAGGAGTACATCGACGGTGTTGCGCATGGCTACATGGCGTTGGCGTGGCACGGGCGTATCGTGCGCGAGTTCGCGCATCAGCGTCTGCGCGAATGGCCGGTGGCGGGCGGCGCGGCCACGGCGGCCATATCGGTCGACGATCCCGATTTGATCGATGCCGGGCGACGACTCATCACCGCCGTCGGGTGGCATGGCCCGGCGATGATCGAGTTTCGCTCCAACGAGTCGGGGCACTACTTGATTGAATTCAACCCGAAGTTCTGGGGGTCGCTGGAGTTGGCGCTTGATTGCGGAGCTGACTTTGCCGCTGACTATTGCGCGCTGGCATCGGGAGATGAATTGAGCGGACGGACGATGCCGACGTATCGTGTCGGGCAAAGATACTGGTGGCCATGGCGCGGTGATTGGCGTCGCTTGTGGCATCGTCCGTCCGACGCCGGTCGCGTCGTACGCGATCTTGTCTCTCCATCCACGCATTCGAACTGGTCGTGGCGCGACCCGACGCCAAACCTGATTGAGATCGGCGCGGAGTTCACGTATCCTATCCGACGCCATGCTTGATTCCGTGGTGGGCGCTTCAGGGCAGGCGAGACGGTGTCGCGTCCTCGCCCATGTCCACACGCGGCGTTCATCGGATGCGTCGATATCCGCACGGCAGATTGTCGACTATGCACGGACGCATTCAATCGATGCGGTCATCGTAACCGATCACAATACGCACCTGGGCTCGACAGACTGCGCTGAACTCTCAGGAGATGGTCCATTGTTCCCGATGTCGGCTGAGTACAAGTCGACGTCGGGAGACATCATCGCCGCCTGTCTGTCCCGACCGTTGCTCCAACGCGAGCCCATGGCACTGATCCAAGAGGCCCACGCGCAGGGAGCGCTGATCATCCTGCCCCATCCGTACAGAGGATCACACTTTTCCGATCGCATCCTCGAAGAGGCGGATATCATCGAGGTGTTCAATTCCCGGTGCTCGGATGAACTCAATGCAAGGGCGCTGGCGACCGCTCAGGCGCTGGGCAAACCCGGCATCGTCGGCGCCGACGCGCACCTCGCCCACGAGTTGGGGCTGGCGCTGAACGAGTATGATGCGCCGCTGACCGCAGACCTGCGCAGTATCCTGTTCTCGTCGTGGCAAGTGGCCAAAACTGAACACACGACAATGCGTTCTATTCGTCGGTCCCAGATGATCAAGGCACGTCGGCGTATGCGCCCGATACTTTTCGCCAAGAACCTCGTCCGCTGGGTTCAGTCTTCACCCACGGCCACACCATGACACCTGTGTCGAGATGGGTACACCGCCGATCATTCGCTGGATCATCGCCGACGGTCATCAGAGACGCGCTACTGAGTATACTTCCCGTTTGCTCTCGTCATTGATCGGCGGCCGCGCGGAGATTGTCCCACACGCCGACACGGCGGCACAACATCCAACAGTGTACTACGGCGACCATGCGACGAATGACGACTCCGCGTCACTCAGAATCACTCCCGATCGCGCGTTTTGGCACACCGTGGAGCAAGGCGGTGATCCATCTCCCGTCGCAAGCAGACTATGGCGCGACATTGAATTCCCGATCTGGGACCGGGGTGCAGCCGCTGCTGTCGGACGAGACACCGCTGTTAAACTATGCCCGGTCGATCCCATCGCCGCAGCGTTCTTTCTCGTCTCGAGAATTGAAGAGTGGCGCAGCAAGGCGAGTGATCAACACGGTCGGTTTCCTGCAAAGCGATCCTGGCTCGTCCGGCACGGGTTGATTGAAACGCCGGTGGTCCACGATTATGCAGCGGCCATCGCCGGGTCCATTGGACTGAAGACGCCGTTTGACTCGTCCCGGGCCAACTGGTGCCATGATCGACGCTTCGCCGTCGCCTTCACGCACGACATCGACCAGCTGCGGATGCATGGCCCCCTCTGGCAGGATGTACGGCGTTCGATCGGCGCGTTGCGATTTGCCGGCGGTCGGCGCACCACTGCCAAACGATTCCGCAGCCGCGCCTTAACCCGAGACGGCAGACAGCGTGATCCCTACGACACCGTGGATCAACTCTCACAGTGGCATGCCCGGAACGGGAATCGCGCGACATTCTTTCTGATCAACACGAAACCGTCGGCGACAGACGCCGACTATTCGTGCGGGGAACCGCGCATCCAATCACTCATCAGATCACTGACCGATCAGGGCCACGAGGTTGGACTGCATGGATCCTACTCGTCATTCGATCACCCGGAGCGTCTGGGTCAGGAGAAGTCGGGACTGGAACGCATCGTGGGCGCTGAATCGCGTGTGACACGCCAGCATTATCTGAGATTCGCCCCGCAAACGACTTGGCCGGCCCACATCGCCTCGGGATTTAAGATCGACAGCACACTCGGCCACGCGGAGCGATTCGGCTTTCGTGCCGGACTGGCCGTGCCGTTTCGGCCGTGGGACTACAGGGCCGACGCCCCATTCGATCTCTGGGAGTTGCCGCTGGTGATGATGGACGTCACGGCGCGCGAATACATGATGCTTACACCGCAGGAGGCAATCGAGCGGTCCGACCTGATCCTGCGGCAGATCGCCCGCGTGGGAGGAGCTGCCGCCGTGCTGTGGCATAACTCATCGTTCGATGATATCGACTGGCATGGCTGGGCGGACGTGTATCGTGCATGGCTGTCGGAGGCCGCGCGCCTGGAGGGATACAGCGCGACCGTCTCGGAGATTGTGCAGTCCTGGCGCGATTATCTCGACACACTGGCCATGCCGTAGGTCGATTGCGTCACTCCGTCGGTCTGATATCGCCGGCCGATGCAGAGACATCATAAACGAAGACTCCGGATACTGCGTGAACGGGCAGGACAGTGGAAGCGGTCACGGCGCTGTAGAGCGGCGCCGCCTGATCCTTCAGTGAGTCGAGGACAACCCAGTCGACGCCCGCTTGGGCGAGCACGTCGAAACAGCGATCCGGGTCGCTGTTCTCATAGAGTTGCGTATATGCAGCGGCAAACGCTTCCGCGCGATCGACCGGCGCCCCATAGTACAGCGGCCAATCGTGGGCGAGAAATCCGAGCAGGGGCGCGCGGCCCAGCACAATCCAGCAGAATGTCTCCGGTGTCGCCCACACGCGTTGTCCGTCGGCGGCGTGAGTCTGCAAATACTCGGTCGCCGGTCTCATCCGCGCATCCCAGACCCGGTACGAGTACGACGTCACAGACGTACCCACAAGAATCGGCACGAGCCAGACGGCGCCCATCGCTAAGCGGCAGGCGCTTGCCACGTGCGTTCGAACCCTGCATGCCCATGTGCTGATCAGGTACTCAAGCCCGATGCCCGCGATCGGGACGATCATTACCGCGGCCAGGAATGCGAGTCGAATCGCGAATGCTGCCTGGATCATGAACCAGGCAGCCAATAATGATCCAACAAACAACCCAATACACGTCCTCCACAGAGTACCGACCATCCGGGCGTGCAACCCCGACCGTGAACAGAGCACTGCCAGAAAGACGAGCGCTGCGTTGATGAGCAGGGCGCCTGCAGTCACAATCGGACCATGCGCATCAGATCCGAGCGTTGCGATGGCGAGC
This DNA window, taken from Candidatus Zixiibacteriota bacterium, encodes the following:
- a CDS encoding PHP domain-containing protein, encoding MLDSVVGASGQARRCRVLAHVHTRRSSDASISARQIVDYARTHSIDAVIVTDHNTHLGSTDCAELSGDGPLFPMSAEYKSTSGDIIAACLSRPLLQREPMALIQEAHAQGALIILPHPYRGSHFSDRILEEADIIEVFNSRCSDELNARALATAQALGKPGIVGADAHLAHELGLALNEYDAPLTADLRSILFSSWQVAKTEHTTMRSIRRSQMIKARRRMRPILFAKNLVRWVQSSPTATP
- a CDS encoding polysaccharide deacetylase family protein translates to MGTPPIIRWIIADGHQRRATEYTSRLLSSLIGGRAEIVPHADTAAQHPTVYYGDHATNDDSASLRITPDRAFWHTVEQGGDPSPVASRLWRDIEFPIWDRGAAAAVGRDTAVKLCPVDPIAAAFFLVSRIEEWRSKASDQHGRFPAKRSWLVRHGLIETPVVHDYAAAIAGSIGLKTPFDSSRANWCHDRRFAVAFTHDIDQLRMHGPLWQDVRRSIGALRFAGGRRTTAKRFRSRALTRDGRQRDPYDTVDQLSQWHARNGNRATFFLINTKPSATDADYSCGEPRIQSLIRSLTDQGHEVGLHGSYSSFDHPERLGQEKSGLERIVGAESRVTRQHYLRFAPQTTWPAHIASGFKIDSTLGHAERFGFRAGLAVPFRPWDYRADAPFDLWELPLVMMDVTAREYMMLTPQEAIERSDLILRQIARVGGAAAVLWHNSSFDDIDWHGWADVYRAWLSEAARLEGYSATVSEIVQSWRDYLDTLAMP
- a CDS encoding ATP-grasp domain-containing protein; the protein is MIRSLGRSGHRVCAVSHNRWAPGFFSRHTRAHAVVPNPAADADVYVNELIRWGQRWETQVLVPVGYASCAAVARHRDCLTTAGLRTVGPKLESFQSCADKWTIVQAARPLGIRIPQTILVTSETEIDAFVSGHVQAIAKYRHESAGTGVVYLRSNADWRAELRRLPMASREDGSPNLIAQEYIDGVAHGYMALAWHGRIVREFAHQRLREWPVAGGAATAAISVDDPDLIDAGRRLITAVGWHGPAMIEFRSNESGHYLIEFNPKFWGSLELALDCGADFAADYCALASGDELSGRTMPTYRVGQRYWWPWRGDWRRLWHRPSDAGRVVRDLVSPSTHSNWSWRDPTPNLIEIGAEFTYPIRRHA